A DNA window from Brassica napus cultivar Da-Ae chromosome A4, Da-Ae, whole genome shotgun sequence contains the following coding sequences:
- the LOC106445336 gene encoding CDP-diacylglycerol--glycerol-3-phosphate 3-phosphatidyltransferase 2 isoform X1: MGEEEDAVSLDQNSSGGGEDSSLRRNRHSSPLPPHLSSKVLTLPTVLTLGRVAAVPILVATFYVDCWWGRTATTSIFIAAAITDWLDGYIARKMRLGSAFGAFLDPVADKLMVAATLILLCTKPMDAIVLGPVPWLVTVPSIAIIGREITMSAVREWAASQNGKLSQAVAVNSLGKWKTATQMIALTILLASRDSSFERLLPSGIGLLYVSAGLSVWSLVVYMRQIMRVLLKKK; this comes from the exons ATGGGTGAAGAGGAGGACGCTGTGTCGTTGGATCAGAATAGCTCTGGTGGTGGCGAAGATTCGTCGCTCCGTCGTAATCGCCACTCGTCGCCATTACCGCCGCATCTATCTTCTAAAGTGCTTACATTGCCCACCGTGTTAACCCTTGGCCGTGTAGCTGCCGTTCCGATTCTCGTCGCGA CCTTTTACGTCGATTGCTGGTGGGGGAGAACTGCCACAACGAGTATTTTCATTGCAGCAGCCATTACAGACTGGCTTGACGGATACATTGCAAGAAAG ATGAGGTTAGGTTCTGCGTTTGGTGCTTTTTTGGATCCAGTGGCAGATAAG CTTATGGTAGCAGCAACATTGATTTTGCTGTGTACTAAACCTATGGACGCTATTGTGTTAGGACCTGTTCCATGGTTAGTGACAGTACCTTCAATTGCCATTATTGGTAGAGAG ATTACTATGTCAGCGGTAAGAGAATGGGCTGCATCTCAAAACGGCAAGCTTTCTCAG GCTGTTGCTGTAAATAGCTTGGGAAAGTGGAAAACTGCAACGCAGATGATTGCGTTAACCATACTGCTCGCAAGCCGGGATAGCAGTTTTGAGAGGCTATTGCCGTCTGGTATTGGGTTGCTCTATGTATCTGCAGGGCTCTCTGTATGGTCTTTAGTTGTTTATATGAGACAGATTATGAGAGTATTGCTAAAGAAGAAGTag
- the LOC106445336 gene encoding CDP-diacylglycerol--glycerol-3-phosphate 3-phosphatidyltransferase 2 isoform X2 has translation MGEEEDAVSLDQNSSGGGEDSSLRRNRHSSPLPPHLSSKVLTLPTVLTLGRVAAVPILVATFYVDCWWGRTATTSIFIAAAITDWLDGYIARKMRLGSAFGAFLDPVADKLMVAATLILLCTKPMDAIVLGPVPWLVTVPSIAIIGREITMSAVREWAASQNGKLSQLGKVENCNADDCVNHTARKPG, from the exons ATGGGTGAAGAGGAGGACGCTGTGTCGTTGGATCAGAATAGCTCTGGTGGTGGCGAAGATTCGTCGCTCCGTCGTAATCGCCACTCGTCGCCATTACCGCCGCATCTATCTTCTAAAGTGCTTACATTGCCCACCGTGTTAACCCTTGGCCGTGTAGCTGCCGTTCCGATTCTCGTCGCGA CCTTTTACGTCGATTGCTGGTGGGGGAGAACTGCCACAACGAGTATTTTCATTGCAGCAGCCATTACAGACTGGCTTGACGGATACATTGCAAGAAAG ATGAGGTTAGGTTCTGCGTTTGGTGCTTTTTTGGATCCAGTGGCAGATAAG CTTATGGTAGCAGCAACATTGATTTTGCTGTGTACTAAACCTATGGACGCTATTGTGTTAGGACCTGTTCCATGGTTAGTGACAGTACCTTCAATTGCCATTATTGGTAGAGAG ATTACTATGTCAGCGGTAAGAGAATGGGCTGCATCTCAAAACGGCAAGCTTTCTCAG CTTGGGAAAGTGGAAAACTGCAACGCAGATGATTGCGTTAACCATACTGCTCGCAAGCCGGGATAG